One window of the Anopheles cruzii chromosome 2, idAnoCruzAS_RS32_06, whole genome shotgun sequence genome contains the following:
- the LOC128267161 gene encoding microtubule-associated protein RP/EB family member 2-like, producing the protein MAVNVHFTGATMENLSRIELLAWVNRTLMSEFKKVEELCTGAAYCQLMDVLFPGCLPLKRVKFCTNVQHDFLNNLRMFQNGLVSLKVEKSVPIERLAKGRFQDNFEFLQWFKKFFDANYDGKEYDAPLARNHVPMAYGAVSVLRPSQRPNLKVPPVGAIGGKERTRSTDSAASIGKVVRWIENGSKTDGDIIEELSMEIGDLAIKMQDAEMARDYFYQKLMLVERWIQEHQDEANEEFCGKVHKILTEGSD; encoded by the exons ATGGCTGTGAATGTGCACTTTACCGGGGCAACGATGGAGAATCTGTCCCGTATCGAATTGCTAGCATGGGTTAATCGAACACTGATGTCGGAGTTCAAAAAGGTCGAAGAACTCTGCACTGGAGCGGCCTATTGCCAGCTGATGGACGTTCTGTTCCCAGGCTGTCTGCCCCTGAAGCGCGTCAAGTTTTGCACGAACGTTCAGCACGACTTTCTCAACAACCTCCGGATGTTCCAGAACGGCCTGGTGAGTTTGAAGGTTGAAAAGTCGGTACCGATCGAGCGGCTGGCGAAGGGCCGCTTCCAGGACAACTTTGAGTTTTTGCAGTGGTTCAAAAAGTTCTTCGATGCCAACTACGATGGCAAGGAGTACGATGCGCCGCTCGCCCGAAACCATGTTCCGATGGCCTACGGTGCTGTGAGCGTTCTGCGTCCGAGTCAGCGGCCAAATCTGAAAGTACCACCAGTAGGCGCAATCGGTGGCAAAGAGAGAACCCGATCGACAGACTCGGCCGCTAGCATCGGGAAAGTGGTGCGTTGGATTGAAA ACGGTTCGAAGACGGACGGTGATATTATCGAAGAGCTTTCGATGGAGATCGGCGATTTGGCGATAAAAATGCAGGACGCCGAAATGGCCAGAGATTACTTCTACCAAAAGCTCATGCTAGTGGAGAGATG GATCCAGGAACACCAAGATGAGGCAAATGAAGAGTTTTGTGGGAAGgtgcataaaatattgacGGAAGGCTCGGATTAA